One Paraburkholderia caballeronis genomic window, AGCACCTCGCCGAGCACGAGCGAACGGCGCGTGCCGAGCGCGACAACCTGCATGAGGCGGCATTCGAACGACACGCGGCTTTCGGCGATGCGCGGCGTGCGGATCGTCGTGGAAGCGGCCGGCGTGAGACCGGCTTCCGCGAACTCGTCGATGTCCGGCCCGAACTCGATCGCGGTGACGTTCATCTTCTCGACGAGATCGGCGCTCACGAGGTTCACGACGAACTCGCGTTGCAGGCGCACGTTTTCGCCGGTGTCCTTGCGGTCGGTGTCGGAGCGGTGATTGATCGCGAAGCCGAGCGTGGCCGGGTCTTCCGCGAACACGTTGAAGAACGAGAACGGCGCGGCGTTCGGCTTGCCGGTTGCGTCGATCGTCGATACCCATGCGATCGGACGCGGCGTGACCGTCGAGGACAGCAGCTTGTAACGTTCGAGCGGGCTGAATCGGGAGAAGTCGAAGTACATGGAGTCTTCTTTTAGAGAGGCAGAAGGCCTGTTCGTGCTTCGCCTTCCGTGAAAATATAGACTATATAATGCATTATATTATTTCCATCGGTCAACGCGGGGCGTGGCCGGCAAGGTTGTCGCGGGCTTTGGTCCGCGTTGCCATGCGACGCGAGGAGGGCTGATGCGGCCAGTCGCAGAGAACAACACAGATGAACAGGAGACGAGATGACGACGCCGTTCGACGACGTGAAGATACTGGACCTGACGTGGGATCTTGGCCGTTATGTGGGACGGCTGTTTGGGGATCTGGGTGCGCAGGTGACGCGCATCGAGCCGCCGGGCGGCCTGCCGGACCGTCGCGCGGCCACCGCCGCGGACGCGACGCAGCGCGAGCCGGCGATCTACGAATTCGAATTCCTGAACGCGGGCAAGGACAGCCTGACGCTCGATCTCGCATCGGCCGAAGGGCGGGCTGCGTTCGCGTCGCTCGCGCATGACGCGAAGGTGATCCTGCTCGAACGCGGCGGTCCGCTGTATGACGAACTCGCATGGGTGAAGCAGCAGGCGCCGTCGGCGGTGGTGACGTCGGTGTCGCCGTTCGGCCGCAGCGGCCCGTGGGCGGATGCGCCGGCGAACGACCTGACGTTGCAGGCGGCGGGCGGCATCGCGTGGCTGTCGGGCCGCGTGAGCGATGCGCCGCTGCGGCTGCCGGGCGTGCAGGCGACGATGATTACCGGCGCCTATGCGGCGACGGCGACGTCGCTCGCGCTGTACGACACGCTGGCGAGCGGACGCGGCCACGAAGTGGACGTGTCGGCGCAGGAGTGCATCGCGCATTCGCTGCAGAACTCGATCCAGATGTGGGACTTCGAGAAGAAGGTGTCGATGCGCGGCGGGGAAGGCACGCGCGACGCGAGCGAGGACATGTTCGCGTGCCGCGACGGGTTGATCTTCCTGGCGGCGCCGCGTTCGCTGGGGGTGTCGTGGAATGCGCTGGTCGCGTGGATCGTGGAGACGGGCCACGCGGCGGGCGACGAACTGACGAAGGAGCGCTGGTCGGACCGCGTGTGGCGGCTGACGGGCGAGGCGAAGCGGATCTTCCGGGAGACGCTGGAGTCGTTCACGCGGCAGTACACGCAGGAGGAACTGACGCAGGAGGCGCTGAAGCGGAGGATCGTGATGGGTCCGGTGGCGAAGGTGTCGGACGTGCTGGAGGACCCGCAACTGAAGCATCGTGCGTACTTCGAACGGCTGGAATTGAACGTGGCGGGCGTGCCGGTGCGGTTCCCCGGCGCGCCTTACCGGATGTCCGAGCCGGTGTGGGGGATCCGGAGCGCACAGTTGGGCGATTGAGGCGCGGCGGCCGTATATCGCCATAAAATATGTAACGTTATTTCTAGATAGTTGGAAGGTCGTCCAGAAATTTGTCGGAAAATTTAGCGGTAGAAGCATGGTCGTGTTTCCCGGTGCGTCGATTTTCAGAACAAGAAATGAAACGTTTTATTGACCTGATGTCCGTCGCGATCTATCTTGACGGCAGATGGCGCTGTCGCTTGCGGCCGCACCTCGTACAAGTCGAACGAACAAGGAGACGAGCATGGAAGGGTTGACCCGGCAGGTAGGCGCGTTTGCGGCATCTGTGCGCCGCGAACGGATTCCGGATAGCTGCATCGAAGGCGCGCGCATCGGCATCGCGGACTGCGTGGGCGTGATGCTCGCGGGCGTGCACGAGGCCGCGCCGCGCATCGTGGCCGCGCAAGTCGCCGGACACGCCGGCGCTGATTCGGCGCCGCAGATTCCGACCGGCCGGATGCTGCCGGTTGCCGACGCGGCGCTCGTCAACGGCGTCGCCGCGCACGTGCTCGACTACGACGACGTTGCGCTCGCCGGTCATCCGAGCGTCGCGCTCGTGCCGGCGATCCTGGCCGAAGGATGGGCGCTCGGTCGAAGCGGCGCGGACATGTTGACCGCCTATGTGGCCGGCTACGAAACGTGGGCGTTGCTCGATGCGCTCGAACCCGGCTCGCTGCATGAACTCGGCTTCCACCCGACCGCCGTGCTCGGCACGGTCGGCGCCGCCGCCGCGTGTGCGAGCCTGCATCGGCTTTCCGCCGACCAGGCCGCGCATGCGGTCGCGATCAGCGCGTCGCTGGCCGGCGGCATGGTCGCGAACTTCGGCTCGATGACGAAGTCGCTGCAGGTCGGACGCGCGGCCCAATCGGGCGTGACGGCAGCACGGCTCGCAAAGGCTGGGTACACCGCGTCGCTCGACGTGCTCGAACACAGAACCGGCTTCATGCGCGCGCATTCGCCGTCGCGCGAACCAGACCTCGCCGCGCGCGACTATCGGCTCGGTTCGGACTGGCGCCTGCCCGATAGCGGCGTGCACGTGAAACGTTATCCGATCTGCTACGCGACGCACCGCTCGATCGACGCGATGCTGGAACTGGTCGAGTCGCACGCGATCGAGCCCGACGACGTGACCGGGATCCACGTGCAGACCGGCGACACGCAACTGCTGATGCTGCGCAACGCGTTTCCGCAGACAGGACTCGAAGCGAAGTTCAGCATGCAGTTCGCGATGGCCGCGGCGATCGTCGCGAAGCGCGTCGGGCTGGCGGAATTAACCGACGAATTCGTCCGTCGCGACGACGTGCGCGCGTTGATGAAGCGCGTGCGCTGCACGACGACGACCGAGCGGGTGCAGGGCTGGGACCAGCCGTTTGCGCCGTTCGACCGCGTCAGCGTCGTTCTGGCCTCGGGCGCGCAGTTGCACAGCCGGCAGGTGGAGCGTCCGAAGGGGAGCTGGCAGCGGCGACTCGGCGAGGACGAATTGCGCGCGAAGTTCATCGATTGCGCGACGCGCTCGTTCGATTCGGAAACGTCCGGCGCGCTGTTCGAGCAGTTGTGGTCGCTGGACGCGCTGGCGTCGGTCCGCGATCTGCGCGTGCTGTCCGAATCGGCGACGCAACAGCCGGCGCACGTCTGAACGGATGCGGGGGAAACCCCGCATCGATGCCGAACACGTAAAAACGAATCAGTTCGGGGAATTTTCTCCGCAATAAATTTCGGTATACGAAGTTGTTCGAATAACTCCTCGTCGAACGAAGAGGAGAGGGCGTCGTTTTGCCCATCGATAAAACATCAAGACTCAGGAGACACTCATGCAACCTGCCGATCCGGCACCGGTCGTCCCGTCACACGTCGTCGCCAGTTCCAGCGTTTCGATCTACGGCCGGATCATGCGCCGGCTTTTGCCGTTGCTGTTCATCTGCTACGTCGCGTGTTACCTCGACCGCGTGAACGTCGGGTTCGCGAAGCTGCAGATGGCGACCGATCTGGGTTTCAGCGACACGGTTTACGGCCTCGGCGCCGGCATGTTCTTCATCGGCTACCTGGCGTTCGAAACCCCGAGCAACATGATTCTTTACCGCGTCGGCGCGCGGTTGTGGCTCGCGCGGATCATGGTCACGTGGGGGATCATCTCGGCGGCCATGCTGTTCGTCCGCTCGCCGGCGATGTTCTACGCGATGCGCTTCCTGCTGGGCGTGGCGGAGGCCGGCTTCTTTCCCGGCGTCGTGCTGTATCTGACCCAATGGTTTCCGTCGCAGCGGCGAGCGGGCGTCATCGCGATCTTCATGACGGGCATTCCGGTGTCGGGCGTGCTCGGCGGCCCGCTGTCGGGCTGGATCATGCAGAACATGTCCGGCACCAGCGGCCTCGCGTCGTGGCAGTGGCTGTTCCTGATCGAGGCGATCCCGTCGATCGTGCTTTCATGGGTGCTGCTGAAGACGCTGCCGGACCGTGTATCGGACGTCGACTGGCTCGACGACCGCGAGAAGGCGTGGGTGAAGTCGCAACTCGATGCGGAGCACGACGCGAAACCGGATGCGTCGCTCAAGCAGATGTTCACGGACGGCCGCGTGTGGCTGTGCGTGCTGATCAACTTCAGCATTGCGACCGGCCAGTACGGCGTCAGCTTCTGGCTGCCGACGCTTGTGAAGCAGCTCGGCCTGCGCGACAACTTCCAGATCGGTTATCTGAGCGCGATCCCGTATCTTGCGGGCGTCGTCGCGATGCTGGTGCTGTCGCGCAGCGGCGACCGGCTGCGCGAGCGGCGCTGGCACGTCGCCGGGCCGGCGCTCGTCGGCTCGGCGGGTTTCGTGCTCAGCACGTTCCTTCAGCACGACACGGCGCTGGCGCTCGCCGCGCTGACGATCGCGACCGGCGGCGTGATGGCGACGCTGCCGCTGTTCTGGTGCCTGCCGACGTCGTTCCTGAAGGGGGCGTCCGGCGCGGCCGGCATCGGGCTCATCAATTCGGTCGGCGCATTGGCCGGCTTCGTGAGCCCGCTGTTGACCGGGCTGCTGAACGACCTCACGCACGATGCGCGTTATGGCGTGTCGATGCTGGCCGCGTGGCTCGTCGTCGGCGCGCTGCTGGTGCTGCGCCTGCCGCGTGCGCTGGTGAACCGCTGACGAGATCCGCTACGACCGCAGCGGCGCGCAGGAGCGCCGCAGGATGATCTCGGTCGGCACGATCACATGACGCGGCTCGCGCCCGCCGGTGGACGGTTTTTCGGCGATGCGGTCCATCACGATCGACGCCGCCTCGCGACCCATCGCCTCCAGGTTCCAGCGGACGGTCGTGATCGGCGGCGACGCAAGCTCGGCGAGATCGGTTTCGCCGACCGCGACGATCGACACGTCCTGCGGCACCTTGATGTCTTTCAGCGCGCACGCGCGCAGCGCGCCGGGCAGCATCAGGTTGCCGCCCATGATGATCGCGGTCGGCGGTTCGGGCATCTCCATCAGACGCTGCACCTCGCGGTACGCATAGGCCGCGTCCATGCTGTCGAGGCGGACGAGCGCGGGATCGAACGCGATGCCCGCGTTGTCGAACGCCTGCACGAAACCCCGGTAGCGTTCGCGGCCCGGCCGGATGCGCTGCTGGCCGGTGACGAGCGCGATGCGCGTATGGCCGATCGACAGCAGATAATCGACAGCCTGCCGGATGCCGTTGCACTGGTTCGACGCTACATAGTCGCAATCGGGCGACAGCTCGCGCTCGATCAGCACGGTCGGCGTGCGGGTCCGTTCGAGCAGGCTCAGGATGCGCGGGTCGTATTCGTCGGACGGCGCGAACAGCAGCCCGTCGACGCGCCGCTGCAGCAGCAGGTTCAGCAGTTCGAGATCGCGTTCGACGTCGCTGTTGCTGTTCGCGAGCACGAACGCATAACCGTGCTCGCGCAGCACCTGCTCGGCGCCTTTGGCGACCGCGACGAACAGCGGGTTGCTGGTATCGGGCAGCACGCAGCCGATCATCTTCGTCGACGCGGTGCGCATGCTCTGCGCGACCGCGTTCGGCTGCCAGCCGGTGGTCGCGATCGCGGCTTCCACGCGCTGGCGGATGCCCGGCTTCACGGCCGGATGCTTGTTCACGACGCGCGATACGGTGCCGAGCGACACGTCGGCCTCGCGGGCGACGTCGCGCATCGTGATCGTCCGCGACGCCGGCGGTTCCACGGTCTTCGCGCTTTTCTTCTGCATCGTTCCATGCTCCGTTCGTGCTGTACCCGCGCACGCGACGCGTGCCAGGCGGTGAACCGGCGTTGGCCGTGTTCATCGCGGCAAAAAGAGCTGATCGGCCCTTCATGCCGGCAGATTTTGTACCACGCGGGCTCACGGACCAGCAAGACAGGCCGGATGGCCAGTCGGCCGGAAGGCGGAGTCGCGGGATTCGCTTAGGATAAAAATGAAACGTTATATTGCGTTGATGGCAGTGAGGCTTTAGCATAAGCACATGCCGGTTCCCATTTGAGCGGGAAAGCATTCGGCATGAGGAGATGAGAAAGAGCAATCAGAAATAAAACGTTTCATATTAGAGAGCCGATCCGGAAGCAGACGGCCAGCCGGATGAATCGATACTGGAGACAACCGTGACTCAATCCGCAGCAAGCGCCGACGCCGTCGCAACAGCGGCATCAACGGACGGCCGGGAGGCGCGTCGTCCGCTCGACGGCATCACCGTCGTCGAAATCGGCACGAGCGTCGCCGCGCCGTATGCGTGCCTCGTGCTCGCGGACCTCGGCGCGCGCATCGTGAAGGTCGAGAACCCGGACGGCGGCGACTACGCGCGCGGCTGGGGGCCGCCGTTCTGGGGCGACACGTCGTCGACGTTCGTCGCGCTGAACCGCGGCAAGCAGAGCGTGGCGCTCGACCTCGCGAGTCCGGACGGCAACGCCGCGCTGCGCGCGCTGATCGTCGGCCTGGCGGACGTCGTCGTGCAGAATCTGCGGCCGGGCCTGCTCGAAAAATTCGGCTTCGACGTCGATGCGCTGCGCCGCGAAAAACCGTCGCTGATCTGGTGCGACATCGGCGCGTTCGGCACGCGCGGGCCGCTTCGCGAGAAGCCCGGTTACGACCCGCTCGCGCAGGCGACCGCCGGCATCATGAGCGTCACGGGCGAGCCGGCGCGGCCGCCGGTGCGCGTCGGCGTGTCGCTCGTCGACATGGGGTCGGGCATGTGGAGCGTGATCGGCGTGCTCGCGCAACTGCTCGAACGCGAACGGACCGGCGCGGGCGGCCGCATCCAGACGTCGCTGTTCGAAACCGCGCTCGCGTGGATGACGATTCCGCTCGCGAACTACGAGGCGTCCGGCGAAGTGCTGCCGCCGCAAGGCTCCGGCACGCAGCAGATCGTCCCTTATCAGGCGTTCCGCGCGCGCGACGCATGGCTGATGATTGCGGCCGGCAACGACAACCTGTTCCGCAAGTTGTGCCGCGTGCTCGGCCGGCCGGACCTCGCGGAGAACGACGTTTACGCGACGAACGCCGGACGCGTGCGCAGCCGCGACGCGCTGATCGCGACGCTGCAACAGACGATCGCGACGTTCGACGCCCAGCCGCTGGCCGAACGGCTCGACGCGGCGGGCGTGCCGAACGCGCCGCTGCTCGGCGTCGAAGACGTGCCGACGCATCCGCAGACGGTCGCGTTGCAGATGCGTGCGCCGTGCGACGGCGACACGCTGCCTTTGATGGGCATTCCGCTGTCGTTCGACGGCCTGCGTCCGCGCTCGACTGCGCGTTCGCCGTCGCTCGGCGAGCACAACGCAACATGGATCGATCAGGACGCGATCCGGGAGAGCACCCATGAAGACTGATTTCGAAACCCTGAAGCTGGACGAGCCGGCCGAACACGTGCTGCGCGTCACCCTCGATCGTCCGCAGAGCGCCAACGCGGTCAACACGCGGATGGGCGTCGAACTGGTCGAACTGTTCGAACAGTTCTCGCTCGGCCCGCACGGGCTGCGCTGCATCGTGCTGACCGGCGCGGGCGACAAGGCGTTCTGCGCGGGCGGCGACCTGAAGGAGCGCAAGGGGATGACCGACGCGCAATGGCTCGCGCAGCACGCGATCTTCGAGCGGATGACGCGGGCGATCATCGCGTGTCCGCTGCCGTTGATCGGCGCGGTGAACGGCGCGGCCTACGGCGGCGGCTGCGAGTTCGCGGGGATGTGCGATTTCGTCTATGCGTCGGCCACCGCGCGCTTCGCGCTCACCGAGGTCACGCTCGGCATCATGCCGGGCGCGGGCGGCACGCAGACGCTGGCGCGCGCCGTCGGCGAGCGGCGCGCAAAGGAACTGATCCTGACCGGTCTGCCGTTCTCCGCGGAGCAGGCCTGCGAATGGGGCTTCGTGAACGCGGTCTGCGAGCCGGCCGAACTGATGCCGCGCGTGCTCGAAACCGCGTCGCGCATCGCATCGAATGCGCCGATCGCCGTGAGACAGGCGAAGCAGTCGATCCATCGCGGGTTGCAGATGTCGCTTGCGGATGGGCTCGCGTTCGAGATCGAGGCGTACAACCGGATGGTATCCACGGAGGACCGGCACGAAGGCGTGCTCGCGTTCAACGAAAAACGCAGGCCGCGGTTTCGCGGCGTCTGAACGGAGGACGCGATGACGGAAACCGTGACCGTTCGCGAAGTCGGCCTGCGCGACGGCTTGCAGATGGTCGGCGCGGTGCTCGACACCGACCGCAAGATCGAATGGTGCCGGCGCGAGGCGGCGGCCGGCGTCGCCGCGATCGAGGCGACGTCGTTCGTGCCGCCGAAGCTGCTGCCGCAGTTCGCGGACGCAGGCCTTGTCGCGCACGCGGCGCTGCGTATCGAAGGGCTGGAAACGAGCGCGCTGGTGCCGAACCTGAAAGGCGCGCAGCGCGCGATCGACGCGGGGCTGCGCAAGATCGACTTCGTGCTGTCCGCGAGCAACGAGCACAACCTGCGCAACGTGCGCCGCACGACCGACGCGTCGCTCGACGACTTTCGCCAGATCGTTGCATCGCGCAACGATGGCGGCCGTCGCGATGTGGCGCTCGGCGCGGGTGTCGCGACGGCGTTCGGCTGCACGATCGAGGGCCGCGTCGCGCCGGCGCGCGTGCTCGCAATCGTCGAGGCGCTGCTCGAAGCGGGCGCGGACGCGATCACGATCGCCGACACCGTCGGTTATGCGAACCCGGCCCAGGTGCGTGCGTTGCTGCGCGACGTGCTCGCGCTCGCCGGCAGCCGGCCCGTGACATGCCACTTCCACGACACGCGCGGGCTCGGGCTCGCGAACGTCTGCGCGGCGCTCGAAGCCGGCGTGCGCGCGTTCGACGCATCGCTCGCGGGCCTTGGCGGCTGTCCGTTCGCGCCGCACGCGACCGGCAACATCGACACCGAGGACTGCGTGTTTTTGCTGGAGTCGATGGGCTTCGACACCGGCATCGACATCGAACAACTGCTCGCGCTGCGCCGCGACGTGGAAACCTGGCTGCCCGGTGAGGCGTTCGCGGGCGCGATTGCACGCGCGGGCCTGCCGAAGCATTTCAGCCGCGCCGCGTCGCGCGTCTCCCCTGTCTTTCACGAAGGAATCCTTTGATGACGACCGAAACGAATCCCGAGTCCGGCGAGGACATCACGATCTCCGCGACCCGCGAAGACTATCCGGACCTGCGCGATGCGGTCCGCCGCATCTGCCGCGACTTTCCCGGCGACTACTGGCGTCGGCTCGACAACGAGCGCGGGTATCCGAGCGAATTCGTCGAGGCGTTGACCGCGTCGGGCTTTCTCGGCGCGCTGATCCCGGAGGAGTATGGCGGCTCCGGCATGCCGCTGCGCGCGGCGGCGGTGATCCTCGAAGAGATCAACGCGAGCGGTTGCGTCGCGAGCCCCGCGCACGCGCAGATGTACATCATGGGGACGCTGCTGCGTCACGGCAGCGAGGCGCAGAAGCGCCGTTATCTGCCGGACATCGCATCGGGCAAGCTGCGCCTGCAGGCGTTCGGCGTGACCGAGCCGACGACCGGCTCGGACACGACGCAACTGAAGACGCGCGCGGAACGGCGCGGCAACGTTTATGTCGTCAACGGGCAGAAGGTGTGGACGTCGCGCGCGCTGTATTCGGACCTGATGCTGCTGCTGGTGCGCACGACGCCGGTCGAGCAGTGCGCGAAACGGACCGACGGCCTGTCGACGCTGCTGGTCGATCTGCGCGAGGCGAAGGGGAACGGCATCGACATCCGGCCGATTCCCGCGATGATCAACCACAACACGACCGAGGTGTTCATCGAGAACCTCGAAGTGCCGGTCGAGAACCTGGTCGGCGAGGAGGGCAAGGGCTTCCGCTACATCCTCGACGGGATGAACGCGGAGCGCATTCTCGTCGCGCAGGAGTGCATCGGCGACGGCCGCTGGCTGCTGAAAAAGGCGGTCGATTACGCGAACGAACGCAAGGTGTTCGGGCGTGCGATCGGGCAGAACCAGGGCGTCCAGTTTCCGCTCGCGCGCGCTTACATGGAACTGGAGGCGGCGGACCTGATGGCGCGCAAGGCGGCGGCGCTGTTCGAGGCGGGCCGGCCGTGCGGGGCCGAGGCGAACATGGCGAAGCTGCTCGCGTCCGAGGCGACGTGGCATGCGGCGGACACCGCGTTGCAGACGCACGGCGGCTTCGGTTACGCGCAGGAATACGACATCGAGCGCAAATGGCGCGAAGTGCGGCTCTATCAGACCGCGCCGATCTCGACGAACCTGATCCTCGCGTATCTCGGCGAGCACGTGCTCGGGTTGCCGCGCTCGTATTGAGCGCGCGGCAAAGAGGCCGGAATCGCGCGGTTCTCCGGCGATTCCGGTCGAAGCCCGCGTCGGTCTACCGGCTCCCTCGCAATATCGCGGCGAGTTCCGCGGACGCATACGGCTTGCGCAGCGCGCGCCACCGGAACCCGGCCGGCTCGGGCAGCGCCACGTTGTCGCCCGATGCGAACAGCACGAACAGATGCGGATATTGCACCGTCGCCTGCCGGGCCAGTTCGATCCCGGACAGCCCCGGCAGATTCACGTCCGTCATCAGCACGTCGAACGTCTGGCTCGCCAGCAGCGCCTCGGCCTCGGTCGCGTTCGCCGCGCCGGCCGCCTGATGGCCGAGCATCACGAGCAGTTCGCACACCGATTCGCGCGACGTCCGGTCGTCCTCGACGACCAGCACCCGCAGCGCGGGCGGTGTCGCCGACGGGTCCGACGCCGGCAGCGGCTCGCCTTCGGTGCCGAGCACGTGACGGACCTTGCGCGCGAGATCCTCGCGGCTGTACGGCTTGCTCAGCAGTTCGACGCCGTCGTCGAGCCGGCCGCCGTGCACGATTGCGTTCTGCGTGTAGCCGGACGTGAACAGCACCTTCATCTGCGGAAGCAGTTGCACCGCGCGCCGCGCCATCTCGGGGCTGCGCAGCGCGCCCGGCATCACGACGTCGGTGAACAGCAGGTCCACCTGCACGCCGCTGCCGAGCACCGCGAGCGCCTGTTCCGCGTTGTCGGCCTTCAGCACCGTGTAGCCGAGTTCGGTCAGCATGTCGATCACGGTGGCCTGCACTTTCAGGTCGTCCTCGACGACCAGCACGGTTTCCCGGCCGCCCATCACCGCCGATATGCGCCGGACCACCGGCTCCAGCGCGTCGCCGGTTGAGCGCGGCAGATAGATGCGCACCGTCGTGCCGTGCCCGACTTCGCTGTAGATCCGGATGTGGCCGCCGCTCTGCTTCACGAAGCCGTATGCGGTGCTGAGGCCGAGGCCGGTTCCTTCGCCTTCGGGCTTCGTCGTGAAGAACGGGTCGAATGCGCGTTCCATCACGTCGGGCGGCATGCCGGTGCCCGTGTCGGTGATGCCGAGCATCACGTACTGGCCCGCCGGCACGTCGGACAGCGAGCGCACGTAGCGGTCGTCGAGCATCGCGTTCGCGAGTTCGAGCGTCAGCCGTCCGCCGCCGGGCATCGCGTCGCGTGCGTTGATCGCGAGATTCAGCAGCACGTTTTCGAGCTGATGGGTATCGACGCAGGTATTCCACAGGCCGCCGGCGACGACCGTTTCGACCTCGATCGTTTCGCCGAGCGCGCGGCGCAGCAGATCGTCCATCCCGCGGACCATCGCCGCGAGGTTCACGACGACCGGCCGCAGCGCCTGGCGGCGGCCGAACGCGAGCAGTTGCGACGCGAGCTTGCCGCCGCGGTCCACCGCGTCGATCGCGCTCGCCAGACGCTCCATGCTCCAGCCGTCGTGACGATGACGGTTCTGCAGCAGTTCGAGATTGCCGCGCAGCACCTGCAGCACGTTGTTGAAGTCGTGCGCGACGCCGCCGGTCAGCTTGCCTATCGCCTCCATCTTCTGCGCCTGGAACAGCGCGGCCTGGGTCTGCTTCAGCAGTTCGTCCGCTTCGCGCTTCTCGGTGACGTCGCGCGTGATTTTCGCGAAGCCGATCAGCGTGCCGGTTTCGTCGCGGATCGCGTCGATGATCACATGCGCCCAGAAAATCGTGCCGTCCTTGCGGACGCGCCGGCCTTCCGATTCGAAATGCCCTTCGCGCGCGGCCGTTTCGAGGCCGCGTTGCGGCAGTCCCGCGGCGGCGTCCTCCGGCGTGTAGAAGCGCGAGAAGTGCGAGCCGATGATCTCTTCCGCCGCGTATCCCTTGATGCGGCGCGCGCCGTGATTCCAGTTGGTCACGTAGCC contains:
- a CDS encoding acyl-CoA dehydrogenase family protein, yielding MTTETNPESGEDITISATREDYPDLRDAVRRICRDFPGDYWRRLDNERGYPSEFVEALTASGFLGALIPEEYGGSGMPLRAAAVILEEINASGCVASPAHAQMYIMGTLLRHGSEAQKRRYLPDIASGKLRLQAFGVTEPTTGSDTTQLKTRAERRGNVYVVNGQKVWTSRALYSDLMLLLVRTTPVEQCAKRTDGLSTLLVDLREAKGNGIDIRPIPAMINHNTTEVFIENLEVPVENLVGEEGKGFRYILDGMNAERILVAQECIGDGRWLLKKAVDYANERKVFGRAIGQNQGVQFPLARAYMELEAADLMARKAAALFEAGRPCGAEANMAKLLASEATWHAADTALQTHGGFGYAQEYDIERKWREVRLYQTAPISTNLILAYLGEHVLGLPRSY
- a CDS encoding PAS domain S-box protein, which codes for MQDPGDCSKGLHDEWLRIWADTTSDHSVYALTPDGHVRSWNPGGVKIYGYRGDEIVGRHCSVFFTAQDRARHLHDDALLAARGDGRHESEGWRVRKDGSVFWASVVTTALFHANGDFIGFAEIVRDVSDKRRTHDAVIESERRFRLLVEGVTDYSIFMLSPDGYVTNWNHGARRIKGYAAEEIIGSHFSRFYTPEDAAAGLPQRGLETAAREGHFESEGRRVRKDGTIFWAHVIIDAIRDETGTLIGFAKITRDVTEKREADELLKQTQAALFQAQKMEAIGKLTGGVAHDFNNVLQVLRGNLELLQNRHRHDGWSMERLASAIDAVDRGGKLASQLLAFGRRQALRPVVVNLAAMVRGMDDLLRRALGETIEVETVVAGGLWNTCVDTHQLENVLLNLAINARDAMPGGGRLTLELANAMLDDRYVRSLSDVPAGQYVMLGITDTGTGMPPDVMERAFDPFFTTKPEGEGTGLGLSTAYGFVKQSGGHIRIYSEVGHGTTVRIYLPRSTGDALEPVVRRISAVMGGRETVLVVEDDLKVQATVIDMLTELGYTVLKADNAEQALAVLGSGVQVDLLFTDVVMPGALRSPEMARRAVQLLPQMKVLFTSGYTQNAIVHGGRLDDGVELLSKPYSREDLARKVRHVLGTEGEPLPASDPSATPPALRVLVVEDDRTSRESVCELLVMLGHQAAGAANATEAEALLASQTFDVLMTDVNLPGLSGIELARQATVQYPHLFVLFASGDNVALPEPAGFRWRALRKPYASAELAAILRGSR